Proteins encoded together in one Vitis vinifera cultivar Pinot Noir 40024 chromosome 4, ASM3070453v1 window:
- the LOC100263239 gene encoding uncharacterized protein LOC100263239 isoform X1: MGTSATTFSAAGSLCRPFSCILFSKQPPTASFLLHHHHHHLHHPFPLKVTNDPNRRTAEVSIESERSEADKIVDGMDFGELCNEFECISSPLVESTARQLARDILELREGNRALGTFAVSVKYKDPVRSFTGREKYKRRLWVTDALDDPSVTVQEMVMLSTSVLSIKWTIKGKPKSLLASIGGDLIIRVNSQFTLNQISGQVIEHEEFWDLSASSAIAQAYFWASRRLFAATEAGKDFADSVKNWGSRLSTEKENLEIYPDPSGDPTKVTNHLPFFHYQSESFERRLGSFPVWRTVSETKLKFLGKSMSYELLKWHIFSNSDAFQTLRKHFSPQKKPEKKTRFGSNLRASYDIIKVITRTLNNDI; encoded by the exons ATGGGCACTTCTGCAACCACCTTCTCCGCCGCCGGCAGCCTCTGCCGGCCATTCAGCTGCATTCTCTTCTCTAAGCAGCCTCCCACTGCCTCCTTCCttctccaccaccaccatcaccacctCCACCACCCATTTCCATTGAAAG TTACAAATGATCCAAATAGGAGGACAGCAGAGGTGTCAATAGAAAGTGAAAGATCAGAGGCCGATAAGATTGTGGATGGAATGGACTTTGGGGAGCTCTGCAATGAGTTTGAATGCATCAGCAGCCCCCTTGTGGAATCCACGGCCAGGCAACTCGCCCGCGACATTCTAGAGCTTCGTGAAGGCAACCGCGCCCTGGGAACCTTTGCGGTTTCAGTCAAGTACAAG GACCCAGTTAGAAGTTTTACGGGTCGTGAGAAGTACAAGAGACGGCTATGGGTGACCGATGCACTAGATGATCCGTCTGTG ACTGTGCAGGAGATGGTGATGCTGTCGACAAGTGTGCTGAGCATCAAGTGGACGATCAAAGGGAAGCCTAAATCTCTACTGGCTAGTATTGGAGGAGATTTGATCATTAGAGTCAACTCCCAGTTCACTCTGAACCAGATAAGTGGCCAGGTGATTGAGCACGAAGAGTTCTGGGATTTATCAGCATCATCAGCCATTGCTCAGGCGTATTTCTGGGCTTCTCGTCGCCTTTTTGCTGCAACTGAGGCTGGGAAAGATTTTGCCGACTCTGTCAAGAACTGGGGGAGCCGTCTTTCAACTGAAAAAGAAAACCTGGAAATCTATCCTGACCCTTCTGGTGATCCAACAAAGGTAACCAACCACCTACCCTTTTTTCACTATCAATCAGAATCATTTGAGCGGCGTCTAGGTTCTTTTCCTGTTTGGAGAACTGTTTCTGAAACCAAGTTGAAATTTCTGGGAAAATCCATGTCCTATGAACTGCTCAAATGGCATATTTTCTCTAATTCAGATGCCTTCCAAACATTACGAAAGCATTTTTCCCCCCAAAAAAAACCTGAAAAGAAAACTAGATTTGGAAGTAATTTACGTGCATCCTATGATATTATCAAAGTTATAACAAGAACTCTAAACAATGACATTTAG
- the LOC100263239 gene encoding uncharacterized protein LOC100263239 isoform X2: MGTSATTFSAAGSLCRPFSCILFSKQPPTASFLLHHHHHHLHHPFPLKVTNDPNRRTAEVSIESERSEADKIVDGMDFGELCNEFECISSPLVESTARQLARDILELREGNRALGTFAVSVKYKDPVRSFTGREKYKRRLWVTDALDDPSVTVQEMVMLSTSVLSIKWTIKGKPKSLLASIGGDLIIRVNSQFTLNQISGQVIEHEEFWDLSASSAIAQAYFWASRRLFAATEAGKDFADSVKNWGSRLSTEKENLEIYPDPSGDPTKFFQRDDSFQRDFYQIALFLAVLYFVVQFLRTTL, from the exons ATGGGCACTTCTGCAACCACCTTCTCCGCCGCCGGCAGCCTCTGCCGGCCATTCAGCTGCATTCTCTTCTCTAAGCAGCCTCCCACTGCCTCCTTCCttctccaccaccaccatcaccacctCCACCACCCATTTCCATTGAAAG TTACAAATGATCCAAATAGGAGGACAGCAGAGGTGTCAATAGAAAGTGAAAGATCAGAGGCCGATAAGATTGTGGATGGAATGGACTTTGGGGAGCTCTGCAATGAGTTTGAATGCATCAGCAGCCCCCTTGTGGAATCCACGGCCAGGCAACTCGCCCGCGACATTCTAGAGCTTCGTGAAGGCAACCGCGCCCTGGGAACCTTTGCGGTTTCAGTCAAGTACAAG GACCCAGTTAGAAGTTTTACGGGTCGTGAGAAGTACAAGAGACGGCTATGGGTGACCGATGCACTAGATGATCCGTCTGTG ACTGTGCAGGAGATGGTGATGCTGTCGACAAGTGTGCTGAGCATCAAGTGGACGATCAAAGGGAAGCCTAAATCTCTACTGGCTAGTATTGGAGGAGATTTGATCATTAGAGTCAACTCCCAGTTCACTCTGAACCAGATAAGTGGCCAGGTGATTGAGCACGAAGAGTTCTGGGATTTATCAGCATCATCAGCCATTGCTCAGGCGTATTTCTGGGCTTCTCGTCGCCTTTTTGCTGCAACTGAGGCTGGGAAAGATTTTGCCGACTCTGTCAAGAACTGGGGGAGCCGTCTTTCAACTGAAAAAGAAAACCTGGAAATCTATCCTGACCCTTCTGGTGATCCAACAAAG TTCTTCCAAAGAGATGACAGTTTTCAACGAGATTTCTATCAGATCGCACTGTTTCTAGCAGTCCTCTATTTTGTTGTACAGTTCCTGAGGACAACCTTGTAA
- the LOC100256470 gene encoding aspartic proteinase 36, whose product MKSKRDVLFLEREASRRVISIITCYLPLKTRNADFPCSISHFSILLTIKPPRFSQNKSGRNYKSFYLFLNFFNKSTVMVMKMDLGRWVLCFCLLALFLPTIVSGNAVFRVQHKFKGRGKSLDALRAHDTRRHGRILSAVDLPLGGNGHPSEAGLYFAKIGIGTPSKDYYVQVDTGSDILWVNCAGCDRCPTKSDLGVDLTLYDMKASTTSDAVGCDDNFCSLYDGPLPGCKPGLQCLYSVLYGDGSSTTGYFVQDFVQYNRISGNFQTTPTNGTVVFGCGNKQSGELGSSSEALDGILGFGQANSSMLSQLASSGKVKKVFSHCLDNVDGGGIFAIGEVVEPKVNITPLVQNQAHYNVVMKEIEVGGDPLDVPSDAFESGDRKGTIIDSGTTLAYFPQEVYVPLIEKILSQQPDLRLHTVEQAFTCFDYTGNVDDGFPTVTLHFDKSISLTVYPHEYLFQVKEFEWCIGWQNSGAQTKDGKDLTLLGDLVLSNKLVVYDLEKQGIGWVEYNCSSSIKVKDERSGSVFRVGAHDLSSSYSLTSGSILISLLLPIAMLHSFIY is encoded by the exons ATGAAGTCCAAACGAGACGTTctatttctagagagagaagCAAGCCGACGTGTTATCTCAATAATAACTTGTTATTTGCCGTTGAAAACGCGCAATGCCGACTTCCCCTGCTCCATCTCCCACTTCTCAATTCTTCTCACCATAAAACCCCCACGATTTTCCCAAAATAAAAGTGGGAGAAACTATAAAAGTTTCTatctttttttgaattttttcaataaatctaCCGTGATGGTGATGAAGATGGATCTGGGCAGATGGGTGTTGTGCTTTTGCTTATTGGCATTGTTCCTGCCCACAATTGTGTCCGGGAATGCGGTTTTCAGAGTGCAGCACAAGTTCAAGGGTCGTGGGAAGTCGTTGGATGCACTCAGGGCACATGACACTCGCCGTCACGGTAGAATTCTTTCGGCTGTGGATCTACCTTTGGGTGGCAATGGTCATCCTTCCGAAGCTGG GCTCTACTTTGCTAAAATCGGGATTGGAACTCCATCAAAGGACTATTACGTGCAAGTTGATACAGGAAGTGACATATTATGGGTTAATTGTGCTGGATGTGACAGATGTCCCACAAAAAGCGACCTTGGT GTTGATCTAACTCTATATGATATGAAAGCCTCTACAACTTCAGATGCAGTTGGTTGTGATGATAATTTTTGTTCCTTATATGATGGTCCACTACCTGGTTGCAAACCGGGGTTGCAATGTCTATACAGTGTTCTTTATGGAGATGGGAGCTCAACCACAGGCTACTTTGTGCAAGATTTTGTACAATACAACAGAATTTCAGGAAACTTTCAAACCACACCAACTAATGGGACTGTAGTATTCGG ATGTGGAAATAAACAATCTGGGGAGCTAGGCTCATCTTCTGAAGCACTTGATGGAATACTTGGTTTTGGACAAGCAAATTCGTCTATGCTTTCACAGCTAGCTTCATCTGGAAAGGTGAAAAAAGTATTTTCACACTGCTTGGATAATGTAGATGGAGGTGGAATTTTTGCTATTGGAGAAGTTGTGGAACCAAAAGTAAACATAACCCCGTTGGTACAAAATCA GGCACATTACAATGTTGTTATGAAGGAAATTGAGGTGGGTGGTGATCCTCTTGACGTTCCCTCAGATGCATTTGAATCTGGTGACCGGAAAGGCACAATAATTGACAGTGGCACAACCTTGGCTTATTTCCCACAGGAGGTTTATGTTCCACTAATAGAAAAG ATTTTGTCTCAGCAGCCTGATTTGAGACTACACACTGTTGAACAAGCATTCACATGCTTTGACTACACTGGAAA TGTCGATGACGGATTTCCAACTGTCACCCTTCATTTTGACAAGTCAATTTCTTTGACAGTGTATCCTCATGAGTATCTGTTCCAAGTTAAG GAGTTTGAGTGGTGTATTGGTTGGCAGAACAGTGGGGCACAAACAAAGGATGGAAAGGACTTGACTCTTTTGGGAg ATCTTGTACTATCAAATAAGCTTGTTGTATATGATCTTGAAAAGCAAGGAATTGGATGGGTTGAATATAACT GCTCTTCAAGTATCAAAGTGAAGGATGAACGTTCTGGATCTGTATTCCGTGTAGGTGCCCATGATCTTTCTTCCAGTTACAGTCTGACTAGTGGAAGCATTTTGATATCATTGTTATTACCAATTGCTATGCTTCACAGTTTTATATATTGA